The DNA window GGGCCTCGGCTCTCGTTGAAAAGAGTTGCCTATGCATGGTTTCGTTTTTCAGGTTTGAAAAGAAGCTTTCCGCCACGGCATTGTCCCAACAATTGCCTTTGCGACTCATGCTCGGCAGCGCCCCGTGTTTGGCTAGCAGGTTGCGGTAGTCGGCGCAGCCGTACACGGAGCCTTGGTCGCTGTGGAAGATGATCCCGGGCGCAGGTCGCCGGTGTTCCATCGCCATGGACAACGCCGCCATCGGTAACGTGGCCGCCTGCCTGGTGTCCGTCGACCAGCCCACCACCCGGCGTGCGAACAAGTCCAGTACCACGGCCAGATGCAAGAATCCCTCTTTAGTGCGCAGCACTGTCATATCGCCGACCCACACCTGGTTCGGAGCGCCGACCTGAAAGGCGCGCTTGACCAAGTCCGGCGCTGGTGGCAGCACCCGTTCTTTCGCCTTGCTGGCGCGAAAACGCTTGGCGCGGGTAGTTTGTATGCCCTCCAGCTTTCTCAGCCTGGCCACGCGGTGTTTTCCACAACAGATGCCTGCGCTATTGAGCAGGCGCCACGTTTTCAATATCCCGGGTGCCGAGCGGTGGCGCATATGGATCTTGACGATCTCTTGGCGCATGGCCAGATCTTCCCGGCTTCGCAGGCTCGGCGGTGCCGTCTTGAAGGCGTAGTAGCCGCTGCGGCCCACGTCGAGCGCCAGACACAGCGCTTTGACTGAAAACTCGCTTCGATGCTCGTCGATGACGGCGTACTTCACTTCTTGAGGCGAGTTAAGTACGCATCTAACTTTTTTAGGATGGCCAGCTCCTGTTCGGCCTTGGCCAGTTGGCGACGCAGTTGCTCGACCTCGCTCAATTCACTGACCGCAGGACGACCTGGCGAGCGCAATTGGCCGCCAGATGGCTGCTCTTCGAGCTGCTTGGCCCATTTGTAGAGCTGATTACGACGCAAACCAAGCTCCAACGCCAAGGCCGTCGCGCTCTGCTTGTCATCATGTAGCCGGGAGATCGCAGCGCGCTTGAATTCATCCGTAAACACGGCCCGCTGCTTCGGCACCGGCTCCGCCGATGTCGGAATGATCTCTCGTTTGGAAGGTGACTGTTTCTTTTCCATGAATATCCTCTCAGGACGTATTGTCCTCTATTTGGATGTCCATGAAACCCGGGCTATCTCAACCTGACCCCCGTCGGTTTTGGTGATCGATACTCTTTTTGGTATCGAAAACCCGAAAAAATTGATTGGTTTGTTTTTTGCTCAGCCCCTAAGATGAAATCCGAAAGTTGCACCCCAGCGTGGCAACTCTCCCATAAGACAGATAACAGACAAACACTGGAGACCTATGAACTACCCAGCATCCGGGACTTGCGAGTCCCAGGCGAAGCATCGCCTCGTCCTCAAATCCAGCGTTGCAGTACTGGCCGCGGCCGGCCTTCTGAGCGCCTTCCCTGTTTTGGCACAAGATACATCGGCCGCTCCAGCTGTCACCGCGCCCGCCGCCGCTGAAACCCCGGCTCCCGCAGCCGCCGACACCACGTCCGCCCCAGCAGCCGTCGTCACCGTGACCGGCGTGCGCCGCGCCGCGCAGACCGCGCAGAAGATCAAGCAGGATTCGGACAACGTCATCGATTCGATCGTCGCCGACGACATCGGCAAATTCCCCGACACGAACGTGGCGCAAACCCTGGCCCGCGTCAGCGGCATCCAGGTGCGCCGCAACGGCGGCGAGGCCGATACCGTGCTAATTCGCGGCTTGCCAGGCATCGCCACCTTGATTAACGGCCGTGAGATGTTCACCACCACCGGCCGCTTTATCAAGCTGGCCGACATCCCTTCGACCATGCTGCAGCGCGCCGACGTCTACAAGTCGCAGAGTGCCGACCAGGTGGAGGGTGGCATCGCCGGTATCATCGACGTGCGCACCAACCGTCCGTTCGACTTCAAGGAATTCACCGCCAGCGCGCAGGTCGGCGCCAAGAACAAGGACAAGGCCAAGGCCACCGATCCTGAATTGTCCGGCATGGTGTCGAACCGCTGGAAAACCGGCATCGGCGAAGTGGGTGCCTTGTTCGGCGTGTCGTCGATCAAGGACCGCTTCCAGGAGGAGCGCGCGTTCCAGACCTTCCCGATCGATAAAAGCTTTGCCGCGCCCAACCTGACCGGTCCCGATCTGGTCGGCCTGCAGGGCGTGCACGGCCAGCGCAAGCGCCAGGCCGCGAACTTCGCGCTGCAGTGGAAGCCGAGCGCCGATCTGGAAGTGTATGCCGAGGGCCTGCATTCGGTGTTGAAAAACACCGAGGAGACCGATTTCTTCGTCGGCCTGCCATGGGCCACGTCGCCGGATCAGATCAGTGTCACCAAGATCCCCGGCACCAACCAGACCGACACCATCACGTCGACCAACGCGTTCACCATCCTGTCGACGCAGGGCCGCGAGAATACCAGCACCGCGTCGCAGTACGCGGTTGGCGCCAACTGGCGCATTTCGCCGGGCCTGCGCGCGACCACCGAGCTGGCGACCACGCGCAGCAAATTCGACTGGGTCAATCCTATCCTGGATACCACTTTCAATGCCGACAACGTGTTCGTCAAGACCAACGTCAACGGCGGCGCGTTCGTGCAGTATCAGAGCCCGGCCCTGAACGATCCAAGCAAGATCTTCCTGTCGCAGTTCTTCGACCGCTATGGCAAGGATCGCGGCAAGTCGACCGACTGGCGCGGCGACGTGACCTACTCGCCAGAAGCCGACGGCTTCTTCAAGGAGTTCGGCGCCGGCCTGCGCCTGAACGAGCGCACCGCCAACTCGATCAAGTCGTTCGAGGGTAGCGTGCCGACTCCGGCCGGCATCGCCATGTCCAGCATTCCGGGCCTGTCGTGCAGCACCACGGAGTTTTCCGAGAATTACGGCACGCCGAAGTGGTCCACGCCTTGCGCCGGATATTTGATCGACAACGCCTCGGCGATTCGCGCCGCCGCCACCGGCAACGCCGCCGCCAGGGCGCTCGATCCCGCATCCTTCTTCTCCAACAAGGAGAAGAACTACGCCTTCTACGGCAAAGCGAAGGTCGGCTTTGACCTGGGCCAGTTCCCGGTCGATGGCGTGATCGGCGTGCGTGTGACCAAAACCGACTCGGATATCCAGGCCAACGACAGCGTCGACGGCGTCTTGGCGCCAACCACCAAGGACTCGTCCAATACCGAAGTGCTGCCAAGCGCGAATTTCAAGCTGGCGTTGCGCAAGGACTTGCTGGCGCGGTTCGCCTACGCGAAAACGATGACGCGTCCGGACTTCGGCCAACTCAATCCAGCCACCGCGTACATTAAACCGAACGGCACCACCAACGTGGCGACGGCGAGCGGCGGCAATTCGGACTTGAAGCCGTTCACCGCGCAGAACTTCGATACCTCGCTCGAGTGGTACTTCGCGCCGACCGGTTCCCTCAGCGGCACCGTGTTCCGTCATAACTTCGACGGCTACATCGTGAACCGTGTGGTATCGGAGACCTTCCAGGGCATTCCATACAATACCACCCGGCCGTTCAACACGGACAAGGGCCACCTGCAGGGCGTCGAGCTGGCGTACCAGCAGTTCTATGATGGCTTGCCCGGCTGGTTGAGCGGCTTCGGCTTGCAGGCCAACGTGACCTATAGTGAAGGCGGCGTGACCGCTTCGGACAACAAGGACATCGAAGGCAAGCCCTTTGCCGGCATGTCGCGCCTGTCGTACAACATCGTGGCGCTGTACGAGAAAGAGGGCTGGTCGGCGCGCCTGGCGTACAACTGGCGTTCGAAGTTCGTCGACACCTACGCGGAGACGCCGGACAGGAACAACAAGAAGCTGGCGCCTATGGATTTGATCGTCAAGCCGATGTCGTCGCTCGATGGTTCCCTGAGCTACAAGGTTAGCGATCATGTTACTGTCAACCTGACCGGCACCAATCTGCTGAATTTCAAGTTCCAGGACTACTGGTCGGATTCGAAGATCTTCCCACGCGACACGCGCCGCTATGACCGCACGGTCGGCCTGTCGATGAACCTGAAGTATTAATATTTCAACTATTGATGTCACCACGTCGTTAAAAACTATCCCGCTTCTGCGGGATAGCTGCATTTTTAAGAGGTCGTAAATGTCGAATCAAAAATTATCGCTGGTGGAAAAAGTGGGTTTTGGCGCCGGCGACATGGCGCTGAATGTGGTGATTTCGTCGATGATGTTGATCATCACGTTCTTCTACACCGATATCTACGGACTGAAAACCTCCGACCTGGCCTTGCTGTTCCTGGTCGTAAAATTCGTCGGCGCCATCGCCGACCTGGTCGTGGGCCAGCTCACCGACCGCTATGCCAGCGCGCGCATGGGCCGCTATCGCCCCTGGCTGCTGCTGCTCGCCGTCCCTTACGGCATCAGCGTGTTCTTCGTCTTCACCACGCCCGACTGGGGCTATGACGCGAAACTGATCTGGGCCTATTCGACCTACATCATCATGACCATCATGACGTCCGGCGTCGGCGTGGCCTACATCTCGCTGCCGAGCAGCCTGACCAACGATCCGCAGGAACGCCTGTCGGCCAACGGCTACCGCCTGTTCTTCGCCAAGATCGGCGCCTTCATGGTGACAGTAGTGGTGCCGGTGCTGTCCGAGCGCTGGGGCGGCGGCAACGCGGCCACCGGCTACCAGGCGGCGATGGCGGTGATGGCGGCGATGGGCGTGGCGCTGTTCCTGTTCTGCTTCTTCACCACCAAGGAGCGCGTCATCCACGTGGTGCAGCGCCAGTCGCTGTGGGCCCAACTCAAGGTGCTGCTGCAAAACGACCAGTGGCTGATCCTGTGCGGCGTCTGCGTGACCGGCACCATCGGCTACGTGCTGCGCGCCACGGCGGCGATCTACTATGTCAAATATTATCTGGGCGGCGACACCGCCACCGTGGCCACCTTCCTGTCGATCGGCGTGGTCGCCGCGATCCTGTCGATGGTCGCCTCGACCTGGATCACCAAGTTCTATTGCAAGGTCAAGCTGTTCCGCTGGAGCCAGATCGCCGTCGGCGTGATCAGCGCCGCGATCTACTTCTTCGTCAAGCCGGGCGACATCATGCTGGCGTTTGTGCTGTACTTCGTGCTGTCGTTCGTGGTGGACTTGCACGCGCCGGTGTTCTGGTCGGCCATCGCAGAGACCATCGACTACGGCCAGGTCAAGACCGGTAAGCGCGTCTCCGGCTTCGCCTTCGGCGGCATCTCGGTGTGCCAGAAGGCCGGCATGGGCGTGGCCGGCGCGCTGGCCGGCGGCCTGCTGACGTACTTCCAGTATCAGCCGAACCACGAGCAGACCGCTTTCGCGCTGCACGGCATCGTGTTGATGATGACCCTGATCCCCGGTTTCTTCCATACCTTGATGGGACTTTTGATGTTCAAATACCGGGTGACCGACGAGTATTACACGGAAGTGAAGAAGCAAATGGGAGCCGATTCTTATGTGGCAGTCTAATTTTTTGGAAAACGAAGCAATGGAAAGCAAAGACATACTGCAGCCGCTGATCGAACAGCGCGCCGATCCTTTTATCATCCGCCACAGCGACGGCTACTACTACTTCACCGCCTCTGTGCCGCAGTACGACCGCATTGAGCTGCGCCGGGCGAAAACCATCGCCGGCCTGGTCGACGCCGAGAAGGTCGATGTCTGGTTCAAGCCGGAGACCGGCATGTACAGCGAACTGGTTTGGGCGCCGGAGATCCATTTCAACCAGGGCGCCTGGTACGTCTACTTCGCCGCCGCGCCGAGCCGCGAGATCAAGCACAAGCTTTTCCAGCACCGCATGTACGCGATCCGCAACCAGAACGCCAATCCGCTGCAAGGCGAGTGGGAGTTCATGGGCCAGATCGACACCGGCATCGATACCTTCTGCCTGGACGCCACCACCTTCACCCACAACGGCCAGCTGTACTACCTGTGGGCGCAGAAGGACGTCGCCATCGAGGGCAACTCCAACCTGTACATCGCGCCGATGAAGACGCCGTGGCAGCTGGGCGGCCCGCCGGTCATGCTGAGCAAGCCGGAATTCGATTGGGAGATCCGTGGTTTCTGGGTCAACGAGGGTCCGTCGGTGCTGAAAAAGAACGGCAAGATCTTCATCAGCTATTCGGCCAGCGCCACCGACGAGAACTACGCCATGGGCCTGCTGTGGGCGGACGAAAACGCCGACCTGCTGGACCCGGCCTCGTGGACCAAACTGAAGGAACCGGTGCTGCAAACCTGCTTCGAGCACGGCGTCTATGGTCCTGGACATAACAGTTTCACCATTGGCGATGATGGCGAAACTGTCATGTTGGTTTATCATGCACGCACCTATACCGAGATTATCGGCGACCCGCTGTGGAATCCGGACCGTCACACCTATGTCAAGCCGCTCAAGTGGGACGGGCAGGGCATGCCGGTCTTCGGAAAGCCGTCGATCGCTTAACCCAGTTCGGCCGGTCGCTGCGCGACCGCCAAAGAATAATCGCGGCGGCCGGTGGGTTCATTCCCCCCGGCCGCCGCCCCATTTGAAAGCTGAAAGTCATATCATGCAAGCTTCGATCACTGAATCCCCGTTCGGCCAGATGGCCGACGGCCGCGACGTCACCCGCTATACGCTCACCAACGCCAACGGCATGATCGTCAAGATCATCAACCTGGGCGGCGCCATCACCGAAATCCGTGTGCCCGACCGCACTGGCACCCTGGCCGATGTCAATTGCGGCTACGACGACGTCGCCGCCTACATGGGCGAATCCCATTATTTCGGCGCGCTGATCGGCCGTTACGGCAACCGCATCGCCAACGCCCGCTTCACACTGGACGGCGAGACCTTTGCGCTGGACGTCAACAACGGGGCCAATCACCTGCACGGCGGGATCGACGGCTTCCACCGCCGCCTTTGGACCGGCGAAACCTTCACCACCCCGAATTCGGCAGGCCTGATACTGAGTTACGTCAGCGCGGACGGTGAGCAGGGCTATCCCGGTAATCTGGAAGTCACCGCCATCTATGAGCTGCGCAACGATAACGAATTGCGTATCGCTTTCCACGCCATCAGCGACAAGGCGACGCCGGTCAACCTGACCAACCACGCCTATTTCAACCTGGCCGGCAAGGGCGATATCCTGGGCCACGAGCTGACCATCGTGGCCGACGCCTATACGCCGATCGACGATGTGCAGATCCCGCTGGGCGATCTGCCGCCGGTCGAGGGCACGCCATTCGACTTCCGTACGCCCCATGCGATCGGCGAGCGTATCGACCAGGATGATGCGCAATTGCGCAACGGCTTTGGCTATGACCACAACTTCGTACTGAAAAAATCGAAGCCGGGCGCGCTGGAGATGGCGGCCCGTGTGCGCGATCCGGTCTCCGGCCGGGTGCTGGAGGTATGGAGCCAGGAGCCGGGCATCCAGTTCTACAGCGGAAATTTCATGAATGACAAGATGACCGGAAAAGGGCAGATCTACAGCTATCGCAGCGCCTTCTGCCTCGAACCGCAGCATTTCCCGGATTCCCCGAACCGGCCGGACTTCCCGTCGACGATCCTGCACCCAGGCCAGGAATACTCGACGGTGATGGCTTACCGCTTCAGTATCGACGCCTAAGTTTTCAATAAGCGGCCTTTCGCAGGGTGCCGATACCAGTTTTGATATCGAAGTTGATTAATAATTTATTGGAAAGATATCTCAGTCCATCTTAGTATGCTTTATCGATGCGGGGGCATGACATTCACGTCCCCGCACAGGAAAATACTGAGGAGAATTGCATGTCGGACAATGACAACAAGAAGGTAAAGCTGCGCTCCGCCGAATGGTTCGGCTCCCAAGACAAAAACGGTTTCATGTACCGCAGCTGGATGAAAAATCAGGGCATTCCTGATCACGAATTCCAGGGCAAACCGATCATCGGCATCTGCAACACGTGGTCTGAACTGACCCCTTGCAACGCCCACTTCCGCAAACTGGCGGAACACGTCAAACGTGGCATCCTCGAAGCCGGCGGCTTCCCGGTCGAATTCCCAGTCTTCTCCAACGGCGAATCGAATCTCCGTCCAACCGCCATGTTGACCCGTAACCTGGCCAGCATGGACGTTGAAGAATCCATCCGCGGCAATCCAATGGACGGCGTCGTACTGCTGGTCGGCTGCGACAAGACCACCCCTGCGCTGTTGATGGGCGCCGCCTCGGTCGACATCCCGACCATCGTCGTCACCGGCGGCCCTATGCTGAACGGTAAGCTGAACGGCAAGAACATCGGCTCGGGCACCGCCGTCTGGCAGTTGCACGAGCAGGTCAAGGCCGGCGAACTCAGTATGCACGACTTCCTCGCGGCCGAAGCTGGCCACTCCCGCTCCGCCGGCACCTGCAACACCATGGGCACCGCCTCGACGATGGCCTGCATGGCCGAATCGCTGGGTACCTCGCTGCCGCACAACGCCGCCATTCCGGCCGTCGACGCGCGCCGCTACGTGCTGGCCCACATGTCGGGCATGCGCATCGTCGACATGGTCAAGGAAGACTTGAAGCTGTCGAAGATCCTGACCAAGGAGAATTTCGAGAACGCGATCCGCGTCAACGCCGCCATCGGCGGTTCGACCAACGCCGTGATCCACCTGAAAGCTATCGCCGGCCGCATCGGCGTCGACCTGGAACTGGAAGACTGGACCCGTGTCGGTCGCGGCATGCCGACCATCGTCGATCTGCTGCCGTCGGGCCGCTTCCTGATGGAAGAGTTCTACTATGCGGGCGGCCTGCCGGCCGTGATCCGCCGCATGGGCGAGGGCAAGCTGCTGCCCAACCCGGACGCGCTGACCGTCAACGGCAAGACCATCTGGGAAAACTGCCAGGAAGCGCCGATCTACGACGACGAAGTGATTCGTCCGCTGGATAAGCCGCTGCTGAAGGATGGCGGCATCTGCATCCTGCGCGGCAACCTGGCGCCGCGCGGCGCCGTGCTGAAACCGTCGGCGGCGACGCCGGAACTGATGCAGCATCGCGGCCAGGCCGTGGTGTTCGAGGACTTTGAACACTACAAGAGCCGCATCATCGATCCGGATCTGGTGGTCGATGCGAACTCGGTGCTGGTGATGAAGAACTGCGGCCCGAAAGGTTATCCGGGCATGGCCGAAGTAGGGAATATGGGCCTGCCGCCTAAGCTGCTGGCGGCTGGCGTCAAGGACATGGTCCGCATCTCCGACGCCCGCATGAGCGGAACCGCCTACGGTACCGTCGTGCTGCACGTTGCGCCGGAAGCGATGGCCGGCGGCCCGCTGGGGATCGTCAAGGACGGCGACTGGATCACGCTGGATTGCGCAGGCGGTTTGCTGAACCTGGAAATCTCGGACGCCGAAATGGCCGAACGCCAGGCCGCCCGCGTGCCTGGCAGTGCGCCGGGTCCGAAGACCGGCTACCAGCAGCTCTACATCGAACACGTACTGCAAGCGGATGAAGGTTGCGACTTCGATTTCCTGGTCGGGAATCGTGGTTCGGCTGTTCCTCGCCACTCGCACTAATAAAATCCGGAGATACCATGCTACTCGTACAATTCAAGAACGAACAAGGCGCGCGCCAGATCGGCGTGCTGGAACAAGATACCATCCGCGTCATCGATGGCTACAGCACCACCTACGCGCTGGCCCAGGATGCGATTCGCAAGTCGACCGGACTGGCCGCATTGGTCGACAAGTCGGTCGGCAGCGCCACCGCCTCGTTTGAAGCCGTCGCCGCCGCCGGCCGCCTGCTGGCGCCACTGGATCACACCGACGACGCCCACACCTACGTCACCGGCACCGGCCTGACCCACCTGGGCAGCGCCGACACCCGCGACGCCATGCACAAGAAAATCGGCGGCGACGTCGAAAGCCTGAGCGACTCCATGAAGATGTTCCGCATGGGCGTCGAAGGCGGCAAGCCTGCCGCCGGCGAAGCCGGTGTGCAGCCGGAGTGGTTCTACAAGGGCGACGGCTCGATCGTCGCCGCCAGCGGCCAGGACCTGAGCATGCCCGACTTCGCGCTCGACGGCGGCGAAGAGCCGGAAGTGGCCGGCCTGTATGTGATCGGCGACGACGGCCAGCCTTACCGCGTCGGCTACGCCATCGGCAACGAGTTTTCCGACCACGTGACCGAGCGTCAAAACTACCTGTACCTGGCGCACTCCAAGCTGCGCGCCTGCGGCCTGGGCCCGGCGCTGCTGGTTGGCGAGGCGCCGGCCAACATCCAGGGCACGTCGCGCATCTACGATGTGGACGGCAAGGTGCGTTGGGAGAAGGCCTTCTTCAGCGGCGAGCAGAATATGTCGCACACCATCGGCAACCTGGAACACCACCACTTCAAGTACCCGCTGTTCAAACGCGCCGGCGATGTGCATATCCACTTCTTCGGCACCGCCACCCTGAGCGTGGCCGATAACATCGTCGTCAAGCCGGGCGAAACGTTCGAGATCGATTCGCCGCAGTTCGGTCCAGCCTTGCGCAACAAGCTGACCGTGTACAAAACCGAAGTAGCGAAAGTTAAGACCTTATGATCATTACCGGCGATTCGCTGATTGGCGGCCAGGCCGTCAAAGGCACCGGCGCCGCTTTCCGCGCCTACAATCCATCGCTGCAGCAGTCGATGGACCCGGAGTTCACGACAGCCGACGTCAATCAGATCGACCAGGCTTGCCGCCTGGCCGAAGCGGCGTTCGATACCTTCCGCTCGCTGAGCGACGAGAAGCGCGCCGTGTTCCTGGAAACCATCGGCGAACAAATCATGGCCCTGGGCGATGTGCTGGTGGAGCGCGTGATGGCCGAAAGCGGCCTGCCGCGCGCCCGCGTCGAGGGTGAGCGTGGCCGCACCGTCGGCCAGTTGAAATTGTTCGCCAACCTGCTGCGCGAAGGTTCGTGGAACGACGTCCGTATCGACAAGGCGCTGCCCGAGCGCGCGCCGCCGCGTCCCGATATCCGCATGCGCATGATCGGCCTCGGTCCGGTCGCTGTTTTCTCGGCAAGTAACTTCCCGCTGGCGTTCTCCGTCGCCGGTGGCGATACCGCGTCGGCCTTCGCCGCCGGCTGCCCGGTGGTGCTGAAGGCGCACTTCGCCCACCCTGGCACGTCGGAGCTGGTTGGCCGCGCGGTCGTCAAGGCGGTCGAGATCTGTGGCCTGCCTGCCGGCGTGTTCTCGCTGCTGAACGGTGTCGGCAACGACATTGGCCAGCAGGTGGTGCGTCATCCGGCCATCAAGGCGGTTGGCTTCACCGGCTCGCGTGGCGGTGGCGTCGCGCTGATGGCGGTGGCCGCAGCGCGTCCCGTACCGATTCCGGTGTATGCCGAAATGAGCTCGATCAATCCGGTGTTCCTGCTGCCGAAGGCTTTGGCCAGCCGCGCCGAGGAGTTGGCCGCCGGTTTCTCCGCCTCGCTGGTGCTGGGCGTGGGGCAAATGTGCACCAACCCGGGCCTGGTGATCGGTATCGCCGGCCCGGACCTGGACCGCTTCAAGGCCGCCGCATCCAAGGCGCTCGAAGGCGGCGCCGCTTGCGCCATGCTGTCGCCGGGTATCGCCGGCAGCTACAAGCGCGGCATCACGCAACTGGCGGACAACGCCGACGTCAACACGCTGGCGCTGGCGCCGCAGTCGGAAGGCAAGGCCGCTCCGGCGCTGTTCGACACGAGCAGCGCGGCATTCCTGGATCAGCATGTCCTGTCGGAGGAAGTTTTCGGCCCGGCCTCGCTGGTCGTGGCGTGCAAGGATATCGCCGAAATGCGGAAGATCGCCGAAGAGCTGGAAGGCCAGCTGACTGCCACGTTGCTGATGGACGAAGCGGACCTGGACGCCGCAGAGCAGCTGCTGCCGGTGCTGGAACGCAAAGTTGGCCGCATCCTGGCCAATGGCTATCCAACCGGCGTTGAAGTATGCAGCGCCATGGTGCACGGCGGCCCGTATCCATCGACGTCGGATGGCCGCAGCACTTCGGTCGGCACCGGCGCGATCACGCGCTTCCTGCGTCCCGTCTCGTACCAGAACCTGCCGCAGCCGCTGCTGCCGCAAGTCCTGCGCGACGAGGGTGGCGCGCCTTGGCGACGCCTTGAAGGTGAATTGAACCACAAGTGATTGTGGTGGCTGTACCGGCCCCGCCACGGCGGGGCTTTCGTCTATAAAAACAACGGAGACTGTATGACCCAATTGGCTAAATTCGCCAGCCTGCGCGGCAAGCGCGTGTTCATCACCGGCGGCGGCACCGGCATCGGCGAGGCGATGGTGATTTCCTTCGCCGAGCAGGGCGCCAAGGTCGCCTTCGTCGACATCGCCCGCGACGCCAGCCTGGAGCTGGTTCGCCGCGTCAAGGAAGCCGGCTACCCCGAGCCGGAGTTCCGCGTTTGCGATATCACCGACATTCCCGCCTTGCAGTCCACGATGGCGGAAATGGCCGGCATCATCGGCTCCTTCGACATCCTCGTCAACAACGCCGCCAACGACCAGCGCCACGCCACCCAGGAAGTCACCGTCGATTATTGGAACGAGCGTATCGCCATCAACCAGCGTCCGATGTTCTTCACCTGCCAGGCGGTCTTCGAGGGCATGAAGGAAAAGGGCGCGGGCTCGATCATCAACGTCGGTTCGATCTCGTGGCAGGTCAAAAACGCCGGCTATCCAGTGTACGCGACCTCCAAGGCGGCCACCCATGGCCTGACCCGTGGCCTGGCGCGCGAATTCGGCGCCCACGGCATC is part of the Oxalobacteraceae bacterium OTU3CAMAD1 genome and encodes:
- a CDS encoding IS3 family transposase, with product MKYAVIDEHRSEFSVKALCLALDVGRSGYYAFKTAPPSLRSREDLAMRQEIVKIHMRHRSAPGILKTWRLLNSAGICCGKHRVARLRKLEGIQTTRAKRFRASKAKERVLPPAPDLVKRAFQVGAPNQVWVGDMTVLRTKEGFLHLAVVLDLFARRVVGWSTDTRQAATLPMAALSMAMEHRRPAPGIIFHSDQGSVYGCADYRNLLAKHGALPSMSRKGNCWDNAVAESFFSNLKNETMHRQLFSTRAEALGVVRDYIEVYYNRMRLHQTLGYQTPASFEAQFRVLH
- a CDS encoding transposase, translated to MEKKQSPSKREIIPTSAEPVPKQRAVFTDEFKRAAISRLHDDKQSATALALELGLRRNQLYKWAKQLEEQPSGGQLRSPGRPAVSELSEVEQLRRQLAKAEQELAILKKLDAYLTRLKK
- a CDS encoding TonB-dependent receptor — protein: MNYPASGTCESQAKHRLVLKSSVAVLAAAGLLSAFPVLAQDTSAAPAVTAPAAAETPAPAAADTTSAPAAVVTVTGVRRAAQTAQKIKQDSDNVIDSIVADDIGKFPDTNVAQTLARVSGIQVRRNGGEADTVLIRGLPGIATLINGREMFTTTGRFIKLADIPSTMLQRADVYKSQSADQVEGGIAGIIDVRTNRPFDFKEFTASAQVGAKNKDKAKATDPELSGMVSNRWKTGIGEVGALFGVSSIKDRFQEERAFQTFPIDKSFAAPNLTGPDLVGLQGVHGQRKRQAANFALQWKPSADLEVYAEGLHSVLKNTEETDFFVGLPWATSPDQISVTKIPGTNQTDTITSTNAFTILSTQGRENTSTASQYAVGANWRISPGLRATTELATTRSKFDWVNPILDTTFNADNVFVKTNVNGGAFVQYQSPALNDPSKIFLSQFFDRYGKDRGKSTDWRGDVTYSPEADGFFKEFGAGLRLNERTANSIKSFEGSVPTPAGIAMSSIPGLSCSTTEFSENYGTPKWSTPCAGYLIDNASAIRAAATGNAAARALDPASFFSNKEKNYAFYGKAKVGFDLGQFPVDGVIGVRVTKTDSDIQANDSVDGVLAPTTKDSSNTEVLPSANFKLALRKDLLARFAYAKTMTRPDFGQLNPATAYIKPNGTTNVATASGGNSDLKPFTAQNFDTSLEWYFAPTGSLSGTVFRHNFDGYIVNRVVSETFQGIPYNTTRPFNTDKGHLQGVELAYQQFYDGLPGWLSGFGLQANVTYSEGGVTASDNKDIEGKPFAGMSRLSYNIVALYEKEGWSARLAYNWRSKFVDTYAETPDRNNKKLAPMDLIVKPMSSLDGSLSYKVSDHVTVNLTGTNLLNFKFQDYWSDSKIFPRDTRRYDRTVGLSMNLKY
- a CDS encoding MFS transporter, which produces MSNQKLSLVEKVGFGAGDMALNVVISSMMLIITFFYTDIYGLKTSDLALLFLVVKFVGAIADLVVGQLTDRYASARMGRYRPWLLLLAVPYGISVFFVFTTPDWGYDAKLIWAYSTYIIMTIMTSGVGVAYISLPSSLTNDPQERLSANGYRLFFAKIGAFMVTVVVPVLSERWGGGNAATGYQAAMAVMAAMGVALFLFCFFTTKERVIHVVQRQSLWAQLKVLLQNDQWLILCGVCVTGTIGYVLRATAAIYYVKYYLGGDTATVATFLSIGVVAAILSMVASTWITKFYCKVKLFRWSQIAVGVISAAIYFFVKPGDIMLAFVLYFVLSFVVDLHAPVFWSAIAETIDYGQVKTGKRVSGFAFGGISVCQKAGMGVAGALAGGLLTYFQYQPNHEQTAFALHGIVLMMTLIPGFFHTLMGLLMFKYRVTDEYYTEVKKQMGADSYVAV
- a CDS encoding glycoside hydrolase family 43 protein gives rise to the protein MESKDILQPLIEQRADPFIIRHSDGYYYFTASVPQYDRIELRRAKTIAGLVDAEKVDVWFKPETGMYSELVWAPEIHFNQGAWYVYFAAAPSREIKHKLFQHRMYAIRNQNANPLQGEWEFMGQIDTGIDTFCLDATTFTHNGQLYYLWAQKDVAIEGNSNLYIAPMKTPWQLGGPPVMLSKPEFDWEIRGFWVNEGPSVLKKNGKIFISYSASATDENYAMGLLWADENADLLDPASWTKLKEPVLQTCFEHGVYGPGHNSFTIGDDGETVMLVYHARTYTEIIGDPLWNPDRHTYVKPLKWDGQGMPVFGKPSIA
- a CDS encoding galactose mutarotase, with the translated sequence MQASITESPFGQMADGRDVTRYTLTNANGMIVKIINLGGAITEIRVPDRTGTLADVNCGYDDVAAYMGESHYFGALIGRYGNRIANARFTLDGETFALDVNNGANHLHGGIDGFHRRLWTGETFTTPNSAGLILSYVSADGEQGYPGNLEVTAIYELRNDNELRIAFHAISDKATPVNLTNHAYFNLAGKGDILGHELTIVADAYTPIDDVQIPLGDLPPVEGTPFDFRTPHAIGERIDQDDAQLRNGFGYDHNFVLKKSKPGALEMAARVRDPVSGRVLEVWSQEPGIQFYSGNFMNDKMTGKGQIYSYRSAFCLEPQHFPDSPNRPDFPSTILHPGQEYSTVMAYRFSIDA
- a CDS encoding dihydroxy-acid dehydratase, which codes for MSDNDNKKVKLRSAEWFGSQDKNGFMYRSWMKNQGIPDHEFQGKPIIGICNTWSELTPCNAHFRKLAEHVKRGILEAGGFPVEFPVFSNGESNLRPTAMLTRNLASMDVEESIRGNPMDGVVLLVGCDKTTPALLMGAASVDIPTIVVTGGPMLNGKLNGKNIGSGTAVWQLHEQVKAGELSMHDFLAAEAGHSRSAGTCNTMGTASTMACMAESLGTSLPHNAAIPAVDARRYVLAHMSGMRIVDMVKEDLKLSKILTKENFENAIRVNAAIGGSTNAVIHLKAIAGRIGVDLELEDWTRVGRGMPTIVDLLPSGRFLMEEFYYAGGLPAVIRRMGEGKLLPNPDALTVNGKTIWENCQEAPIYDDEVIRPLDKPLLKDGGICILRGNLAPRGAVLKPSAATPELMQHRGQAVVFEDFEHYKSRIIDPDLVVDANSVLVMKNCGPKGYPGMAEVGNMGLPPKLLAAGVKDMVRISDARMSGTAYGTVVLHVAPEAMAGGPLGIVKDGDWITLDCAGGLLNLEISDAEMAERQAARVPGSAPGPKTGYQQLYIEHVLQADEGCDFDFLVGNRGSAVPRHSH